The following is a genomic window from Numida meleagris isolate 19003 breed g44 Domestic line chromosome 25, NumMel1.0, whole genome shotgun sequence.
CACCaatggtttaaaaaacaaaaacaaacaaacatgagaCTGTCGACTGAGTTATAGAGCTTCCCATCATGAGAATGTCAATCTTCTGTCTTTATCAGTATTTCTGGACAGCACCTGAGCTTGGAGTTGTTTTTCAGAGATTCTTGCTTTGTCCTGCACAGTTCTTTGAGTGTAAAAAAGAATGTAGGCCTGGGTTTTGCACACCTCCTCCACGCTGCATACATTCAGTTTGGAGTCATTGCAGTGGACCCAAAAGCCTAGGAAtcaaagtgagaaaaatgacATTAGTAGGGGAGgcatcacagaaccacagaatcttttgagttgaaagggaccattaaagatcacctagtccaactcccctgcaatgaacagggacatctccTGCTCAGcaaggttgctcagagcctggtccagcctgacttcAAATGCCCctaaggatggggcatccaccacttctctggactacctgttccaatgcctcaccactcttataATATACAATTATATACATACAATATATGTTATATACAATCTTCTTCCTTATGCCTGatataaatctcccctctttcagtctgaaaccatttccccttgtcctatcacacaGATCCTGCCaaagagtctgcccccttccttcttacagcccccttttGGATACtgaaggctgctatcaggtcaccttggaaccttctcttctccaggctgcacagccccagctctcagcctgtccttgcagggagGTGTCCCATCTCTGGGAccacttttgtggccctcctctgcatgcgctccagcaggtccatgtcccTTCCTGTGCTTcggattccacatctggatgcagtgctccaggtgagctctcaaagcacagagcagaggggcagatcccctccCTTGCCCTTCTGGGCACACTCCTTTGGATGCACCCAGAATACAGTTGGCttgctgggctgcaagggcacagtgctggctcacaGTACCCCCAGTTCCtttttggcagtgctgtgctccatccttacaccCCCGGCTTGTACTGACAGTGCAGGTTGCCACGACCCAggtgcagaccttgcacttggttttGCTGAACGCTCCCAAGGTTCTCCCAGGCCCACTACTCAGCTTGTCTGCGTCTCTCTGGTagcatcccatcccttgggtGTGTCGACCCCACCACAagcagcttggtgtcatctgcaaacttcttAAGGGCACACTCAGTCCCACTGCTGACATCATTGATAAAGAcgttaaagagcactggtcacagtactgacccctgacaccactcgtcactgatctcaatctggacattgagccactgaccatcactctctgggtACGATCCCATTAACCACTTCCATTAAATGgcccacccatcaaatccatatctttccgatttggagagaaggatgttgtgggggatGATGTCAAAGGACTTACTGAAGTTCAGACAGAGggcatcagtggctcttcccttgtccagtGATGCAATTACACCATTGTAAAAAGCGacaaggttggtcaggcaggacctgcccttgggGAAGCTGTGCTGGTTATGCTATatcacctccttctcttttATGGCACTTAGCagagcttccaggaggatcagCTCCATGATCCCCCCAGTACTGAGTGGACAGGGTGCTTGTTCCCTGGgtcctttctacccttcttaaaaaaaaaatgagtgctatattgccttttttccagtcaccaaggACTTTACCTGATCACTGTGACTTCAGATATCATTGAGCGTGGCTTGGCAACTAGATCAGCCAATTCCTTCAGGACTCACTCATTTCTGACTGCATTTTGGAATTGTTCATAGGAgacatctcagaaaaaaaagggttatGTAGAAAAGGCACCTCTGCCTTTTCCCCTCAGGGTACTTTGAGAAGGagttttgaaaatggaaaacattttatcatttctgtgctgttaatATGGTTGAGAAATATCAAATCATAACTTAACCAGTTGTATATGATAGCCCCAAAACTCAATTAGGAAAATAAGAATTCCCTGGAGAAAGACAGTTTGTACCTCTTTCTCCATCAGTTAAAAGACAGAATCAGTGCTGATTCATCTGAAGAAAGAGACCGCTGGAAATTCACAAAAACCCTAAGGATGTTATTCATGAATAGTTCCTGTCCAGTTTCAAAACACTTTCTGTTTATCTCACCATCCTAAGGATGCTGAGAAAAGACCCAGCTGGATTAGCTCCACAGAGTTGCATCCcatgagaaaatgaagcattcaTGCTGTTAACAGTGAGCAATAAAAGGCATCCCAAAGCACCGCAAAGCAAAGAGCAATCTGTAGTCTTTAcaaacacacaccaaaaaaaaaaaaagaaaacgtgCTACTAGCAATACATTGTGGGAAACAAACTACTGAATGTCAGGAAACTTGAAGCTTTACAATACACTACATCTATGGAATAAAACACAAATTTCTTGAATTTGTTTCCCTGTAACAAGGCACACGCACCTCCCTCTGTGTTGTAGCAATATGCTGTGTAGTGTCCTGAGCCAAACCCTTTACCATGATGCATCACCACAGCGGAGAGGTCATAGACAAAGGTCTCTTTGTcaagagaggagagagagtCCCTGCAGCAGTAAGGTTCCATGTTTAGTACCTGGTCAAAGAGGACATGGACCCCAATCTTCTCACGGTGATTGCGTTCAGACCACCTGCAAACACAAGAGCATGATCAAAGGCTCTGAATCTTTCTTGGCAggggcagagggctgcaggaatGGAAGATGGACTcggagcactgcagcacagcttgaGGAGTTTTCCTTCAAGTGGGCATCACAactttttcatctgtttccaCTTTAACATCTACTGCAGTCATCTTTGGCATAATACTGCTTCTGCCATTGATCCCTATTAGTTAAGGTATGTTTTAGATTTATAACAGccaatttcaaagaaaacagaacacctACTCTAAGGGTCaagcagcatttaaaatgcacaattatataaatataaaacctTCATATCTCATAACTGCCTACACTAACATTTTTGCAACTTTGTATTTTCAACTGTGTTCATGTCTTATTCCATAGGTAAAGAGCTGATATAATATTTAACTACCACAGAGGTCCCGGCTTCATCCCATCTTTCACTCAACAGATCAATTCACCTGCCTCACAGCCACCGCTTCAGGTTGTCTGCAAGATCAGATAAATCTGCTGAGCACAATTCACAATGCATTGCATTGCATGAAAACATGCTACAAATATCACTGTTTTTAACATCAGTGGTACTCAGCGTGCATCACACAGCTGGGCCAGGTAAAATGTTTATAGGCACACAtttctcagaaaggaaaagaagctcAGGGGCCACACGGGCCACTTCTCTCCCAAAATACAGAAGGCACCTGCCTGGCACCTCACCGCAGTGCTCCACTCACCTGAATCGTTTAAGGTGCAGTCGGAGGACCTGAGGTAGTCTGTAGATCATTAACTGCTTTTTAGCTTCACTCAGAACAAGAGGTTTAGGAGAAGACTTTCGTCGTTtgcctatggaaaaaaaaaaaacaaagcaaagattGTTAAGgtgtcattattattattattattattattattaaaggaaaagagcccatttttcttccagtagcaACACTCCATCTCACATACTCTCAAGGTATGCTTACTTGCTCTTCCATCCTATACATTCCTTTATAGATGAGCAACTTTTCTAGGAACAAAAACCAAGCTTGAAAAtatggaaagcttttttttttttaaaaaaaaaaaaacttttgtgATGCTGATAATCACACAATCGTGTATCAAACTTTGAGCTGTTTGTGCTGATATTCTGCTCTAAGAACTGCAGCAAAACATTTAGGGGGAAGCTAGGCCAACGGCACCCAGGGCTGTAACAATTTCAACAGGTGAACTACCAACGTTCGAGTAACAGTCCTTGACACtgtattctttaaaatactaCTTAGATCCATTTACTAGGCCAGCACAAGGAGCTTGCACTAGCAAGCTGTGCTCGCTCTAGGATATTAATCCAAGTCAGAGGAAAGATGCTTCCAGCAAGGTTCCACTTCCAGGAGGAGCTGTACCTGCtcacaaaggaaaaggaactgCTAAACAGAAActggagaagagggaagaaaggttTCTCTTCCCAGTAATTACTCTCTCCAGGACACCGAACATATGACTACACCATGAGGAAGACAGGTGGCTTTCAGTGCTTCCAATAAGAAATGTACCTGGTAATTAGATTTCTGCATCTCACCGCACCAGTTCAGAACAGATGGGTTGCTCCTCCTCTATCACGTCTGACAAGCAGCCCCCAATAGTTTTTGGCACCTAGATGCAGGCTGTTTGCctttgcctgatttttttttcagctggttAATGTTCCCGTAGCCATTTAACTCTGGTGCTCACAAGGAATCACAGAAAACTGAGTTAAGGTGAAAGCCATACTTGCCCAGACTGACACTTTGCAAACATTATTTGTAAATCAGAACTATATTTGGCTTTGTTTTAAGAACACCTAAGTGAACGGTTATTTCCTAACATTTTGGGAATACATTCGATAACAGATTCATACACTGACAGCAAAGAGATCTCTACAAATACTTGCTACTTCAGCTGCTTAGTTGCAATGTATGTCAAATTATTGGCATTTTCCTCACAAGGGGATGAATATTTGGCATAAATatctacacaaaaaaaattcaaacccaGCTTATCAGAGTAGCTGAGCTACACGATTATACACAAAGCTAAaactattttcagaaatataatgaCCTTGCAGTCAGACCTGTACAGGAAAGCAGAAGTCATCTTCTAGCTGAGCACAGCAAAATACATGCATTCATATAACGGCCAATATAATAAGTGGAGCCTCCCATAACAATGTCAgttcactgctttttctccaaatgcctacagagagagagaaactcTAACCTGGTGGCAGACAGTGAGAAATCTGTGGTTGTGATTTCCAGTTAAGGGATATGAGGGAACCTACAGCATATAGACTACTTGTTACAAAAGCTTTCCTGCTATGCAGGTGAGAAAATCATACTGCATAATGGTTCTTTTTTGTCCCTAAATCCAACTCTCCTGCCCTCAAACTCTTGCAGTTGCCTTCCATCCAACACACGGAGGGAGAGCAGTTCTAAACAGGGTTGTATTACATCTTCAGCAAATCACGCTGCTTAATGGCAGAGACAACACAAGAATGACTTATTGGTTCCAAACTGGTGCCTAAAGGAGCAGCCACCAACAGGAGGATACAAAACAGCATGAACAGCAATATATGTATTGGTTACAACATATGTTTTCACAGCAAAACATGCAACAGAAACCTCTCACTTGGAAAACAGTGATTCTAACCGGCAAAGCCAGTAGCAGGACTGGACTTACTGTTGCATTGGTCGCACGCATATATCCTTCCCTCCAGAGCTTCAGTTTCTGTGAACTTGGCCAACATTTCTGTCAGCATGCACTCTGTCTGGTTAACAGGGATAATCCCTTTCTCAATAGAGTGATAGCGCTCAGGAAATTCCAGGGAAAGATCCCAAAAGGGCTCAATGGTGTTGGATTTGTAGTTGCATGTTATACAGGTGACCTGGGAATTAAATGTTTACACACAGATGAAGTTATGTATATGTACACTTGCAGACAGGCATTTACATTCACATCTCAACAATAACCTCAGCCCACAAGGCAGTGTGTTTTCATAGACGTAGAAGTGACCAGTCAGTCAAGAGAAACACTGCTTGTTTCCAGTTGGAAGGCTAAACCTCTTCTAAGCAAGTAAGTTAAATTACTTCCTCAGATCTCCAAAAATGGAGACAATATTTCACCTCGACAGTGTTCACTTCCTTCGATGGAGAACAGTACAGGTGTAACACAGGTATGGCACTACTTCACAGCTGGATAACAAGCACTTTGGAATTGCAACCAGTAAACATTAGCATTTATCGTGCCGCTTTCTCTCACTGTTTCTCTATTTTCCTTGCACACTTCATCtgctaacaacaaaaaaattattcatgaacggagcatgaaaggaaaaatttcaaaagcacttcttttttcaCGTCATCCTGAAGCATTGTTAGtacaaacagcagaaacattCTCAATTAAACTCAGAGGCAACAAGTGAGAAGATGGAGAGATAACAAAACTAGAAAGCAGATTCAGACTTTGCATTCTTAAGAAAGCCATCCTCAAGAAAGTCAGTCTCCAGCTGTGCACTGGCTTGCCAGCCAAATCCATCCACTGAAGGCACCAGTGAAGTGGAGTCAGAGTGGATAAGGAAGGAAGCCTCAGAAGGGTTAAAATTAAACATGGTATCTGTATACAAGTTATGTAAGTTGAACAAAAAGCTTGTCGAGTTATTTACAGTGTATCATAATAACAGGTAAATTACACTGATTTGTGAACATCTTCACGCAGTTAACAGAAGCTACCTAAAAACATTGACCTCGGGTACAACACAACTCCTCCAGAGCCAAGAGACAGAACTGAACGATGAATGTTTAGTTAAGAAGCACATGAGAATTTCACGCAACGCAAAGACAATTTGGGGATGAAGCATGACTTCAAGCATTCTTTCcctgaaaaaacaaaagctttaaattgaaaaatacacgttttaatatttaatgcgCACAGAAGTTCTTATGAGTTTACTAAGACTGGCACTAAGAAAGACTATATAAATACCAACGAGATTGCACCTACATAATACTCCTCATGGTCTGACCTTGCAAGCCCTGAAGCATCAAGTTATGCACACGTTCATTTCtcctgaaaagcaaaagtaGTTGAGGACTTCCAAACACACTGTGCTTGCAGGGTCAGCCTTGTGGGCTGAATGTGTTTCAGACAAGGCACGGGAATAAGACACCAAGCAGCATGACAGCGTGGACGCTCTCAGCTGCTACAGAGACATTTGTTAAGCATGCTCAGTATCTCAAGATGACGTTCAAatgcctgcaaaaaaaaaaattgtcatggACAGCTTTTTCTTCAGCGCATAGGATGACTGCCCTCTCTGTCCTTCATCATACTCTTTCtagccacagaaacaaaaacaaagagaaaaattacagaGGCATTTTAAAAACTCAATAAAAACTTAAAACTAAGGGCTCCGGACTTTCATACCAGTGCAGACGTCATCCTCAAGTGGCAGAAGTCCACTAAATTAGATGCAAAAAGCATCAAAAATCCTGAAAACCTGCACAGCAATTAAGCAGTTTTCATTCTCAGGAGGCACTCCTAGTCAAATCCTCTCAAATATTTGgtgctttctgaagaaacaaagccTTTACTTCTTGGTGTTAACTGCTCCAATTGATTTCTGTGCAAAACCAGGTGCATACCTGACTAAGCAACTGCCCATGAAAAATGGTGTTCACCACCTTCAGGACCTGCTTGGTGAGCTTCCTCTGGGAGAAAGGGATGAGGATCCTGCGCTTTGTTCCTTCTgactccagctcctgctgtacTTTATCCAACAGCTCGCACAGAAATTCCTGAGCGTCCTGCTGATCGTAACCTCGAAATGCTGGGATCAGACTCCACACAGAGTGCAGCATGGCAAACGGGGACACAAGCGCCCACTTGCCAGACCACATCACTCTGAAGAGGGTGTGCAATTCGTGACAGAGGGAGATGTGCTTTGAACTTGGTTCCCTGGGTTGTATTAGTTCTAAACTCCTGCTTATTGAGGAGCCACCATTTAAGCCAGCTGGCAAGCTCTGCGTGCCTAATGATCCCACTTTGTCAGTCTTCCCTGACTCATTAGCAGCAGATCCATTTGCCAATCTACCAGGCAACCTTGACTTCCCATTCACAGTTTTGGCTAAGAGTTCTTCTGTTTCACAGAGATCAAGTGTCAAAAAACATTCTCTAAATTTCTGGAGGTGACTCAGCACTTGCAGAATAGAATTCATATAACATGTGTTTCCCAGGTTCCTTAGGCCCGTCACCCCAGGAGTCATCAGAGGCTTACGCCGGATGGAATAAAACTGATTgaatctgctgctctgcatctgcCTTGAGGTAGGGGAAGCAGTCGCCACCTCCCTGAACTTCCTTGGAATCAAGTTCTCTCTGTGCACATGTGACAACAGCCTTGCACTCTTCCTCGGAGGAGTGTTCGCCAGCTCCTCCAGAAGCTGTCTCTTCATCTCCTGCCGCCGCTGCCTAGCCacctccttcttcttttccaactcctccatctgtttcttttgttttaactttAGCTGGCCTCTGGAGCTCTTATCGAACCAGGTCCGCAGTGCCTTGGCAAGCAAAGACTGGCGCCTGTGCCAGAGAGCTGCAAGCATCTGAGATTGTCCCTGAGGGGTCCTCTGATGGCTGCACATGTCCTCTCCCAAAGCCATGGATCGCAATGTCCTCCCACTTCTTGTTGATGGATcatgtttttgatttttaattgctGACAGAGAACTTCTTAGCAATTTCAAGTCACCCTCCGGGTTATCATTCAAGACATAATCTTCACAAAGGTAACAAAATACATACAGATCATTAACTTCCATTGCCAGTGGATGTCTGGTTTCTTCAAAGTGTTTAAGTGCATGCTCCTCGATGTACCTCCCACAGGCTACATGGGAGCATTTCAGACAAGCCCAGATAGACTCAGTTGTCTGGCAGTCCACGCAGTGCCACTTTTGTGGGTTCAGGATAGAATGGTCCTGGGCGAGTCGTAGCCGCCCAACATGTTTGCATCTATCCATCTCTTACAGAAGTCTTCGTTGCTTTGACcttgtaaggaaaaaagaaaaagaaatctcagagCCGctacacatttaaaaagatCTTTTGTACTAGATGTAAAGACctacaaaaatacagatgttgTGTCATTCCACATGCAGTTTTCCTTTGACCGACTAAATTATTTTGTGCACAATTTCTTTAATTGCAGTATTCATTACCACCAAAAGATGTTGGATTGACAAGATCTACAGAACGAAACTGTCTAACTGTCTACTAAGGATGGCCCAGACAGCTGCCAGCGTGCCCTACCCAACCTGCATGGCTcactttcagagagaaaaagattaattCAGTCCACACACACGTTTGATCTTTAGCTGCCCTCTGGAAATTGAtacatggaaaatgaatttggaaTTCAAATGCACATTATCAGGAACTAGATTGAGGTTACCAGCTTTTCACAGAAGCCACAAAAATATCAGACAATTGTCATAACCAGAACTAGTCCATATGTGATCCGCAGCTCCGAAGGCTCTACATTCTACCCTGAGTTCTCTGACTTCCCCTCACTTTCccaaatgttttaatgtttaaaaaaatttgaGCAAGGGGTAAAAATGAAATGCGTAACAACTTGTTACAGTAAACCTAACAGAATGGCTGCATGCATACATGTTTGCATGAacacataaacagaaaaagctgaTTTACTAAATTAATATATAGTAGCAGAGGAGAACTCAAAACTGGATATTACAACTGTAGTTGTAGCGTGAAAAAGCTTTCACTCCACGTCCTGTGTGTTATATAAGAAAGATTCAGTTGTACAAGGAGCACAAGCAAAACACTAATGCACAACTCCCGGCACCACTGTGGTGCCTTGTGCAGTCCCTCCAACATCCCAACACTACTGAAAGAGATCAGAGCACCaaagcagcacccagagccacTCGCTTGCATGCAGTACTCACTGAGTCATGTTGAAACATTCCTTCCTCTCCAACACAATGCTCAGAGCCTGGAACATCCCCATTTCATTCAAAGGAGTCTTGGTGGTTCTTCGAGAATTTAATTACTACTTAAGTCTTCATTCTAAGGAAGTGCAGCTTCAAAGCCCTAGAGAGAGAGAATATTCTCATGATGCACATAAACTATGAAAGCCAGCAAGGTTGCTTTGAACAGAATTAATCCCTTCAGCATAAGAGCTACTGCAGAGAACGCATTTATTCCAGAGAACCGAGTTATCTGGAAGTCCAAGCATGAATGCACTTAGGAACCCAAGCATGCTGATGTTAAGAAATCTCACGTGGAAGAGGCCCtcaggaattttgtttttttctgtgctcaTTTCTGATCATCTACAAATCTGTTGATCACATGTAGCCTCTTCGTCATAAGGCTTTTGTAGTGCGTGACCCACCATATGGCAGAGGAAAAATCTGAGCAAAAAAGTGGAGCAAAAACGTGTACCTCCTTTGATCACTTTCAATTTTGGCTGCTTTGGTAACTTTGTgagagtagagggggaggagagcGGGGTGTGGGGGGGGTGCAAATCTGTCctgaattaaatttttaatcctgaatttaaaaaaaaaagtagtaacgAATGGTTTTCAAGCGTGAACTGCAACAAAGTAAGAACtacaagggaaagaaaaattggaATAACCTGCAGTTTGCCAAAGGCAAAAAcgatgaggaaaaaaagacgTATCTGTTGTAATAATCCAAGAGAGACTAAATCAGCTTGCATATGCCTCTGTGGCTACAGAACTGCAATACAATGCACAGAACTGAGAGGAGGGACAGCAATAACAAACACAAGGTGGTTACAGATGTCAGTGATGGTGTCAGATCTGGTTGAGAGAATGCTTAGTTTTTAGAAAAATCACTTTCTGACGGACAGAGTTTAAtacaatgaaggaaaaaacacactttctgaaagctgtagaataaatatttaacaattGCCTGTGAATGGTATATAGAAAACCTGTCTGACCAGGCTAAGATGACGTATTTTCAGTGATCCTGAAATGATGCAAATTTACCTCAATTGCAGTCTTTTTCCAGTGATGCTGCTGCTAAAGATGAAatctgttaaataaaaaaagaaaaataaatttatgtacCACAAAGGTCTTTTATTCTTTAACTGTTCTCTACTACAGATGGAAGCACAAGCAGCCACTTCAGAATTCATTTCAATGCAGTGATTCTGCAGCGTCTGAACCATTTTAACTGCTCCTCCAAAGCAGCCCAAAGACTGGCTGCACCTCTCACTTGGACTGTGTTCATTCTCTCACAAATTCTAGGACTTGCAAAGACACTTTTGGAAATCCTACAGTAAACAAAAGGACAGTTTTGGTCTTCTCCTTCCAAGCTGGAGGCATTCCTTCTCAcctttctctccccttcttccctcctttcccttttcttctttatttttccacacaAGTCTTGGTAGAAAATTGAGGAATAATCCTGTCTAGCCTTGGAGAGACCAAGTTGCATCGCGTAGATTCCAGCTTGAAAGAGTATAGACACTATGGTAACATTGACAGCCTTCATTTACATAAAAGAATACTAATTATGTTGTATCATCAACATCTGTGATTCTGCTCACTGCCATATGCGACAGTGTTGGGAATTTAACCCTTGAATCTCACCAGCATTTCCAGTATTTGTaccaggaaattaaaaatgggctttctgaatgctgttttctAGAGACTGATTAAGCAGCTGCCTTGCACGGCCATTTATTCTcaatttccaagaaaaaaaaaaaaagcagatatgtTGCTAGTTTCAGCTGGGTAACAGGCTACAAGGAAATCGACCACACACCAGACACAGCGCATTAAAGAACCGTGTTTAACAATGAAGGAGGCTGTCGGTATATGAATTGCAGCCTTTTGTcaacagcttttgcttttcctgtgtgGGCCAGCAAGATTTCCTGTTTGAAAAGGACAGATATTTTAACAACTTTGTTCAGCTAACAGAGCAGCTTTACAGCGCCTTAATTCAGTTACTCTCGGGACAAAAACACCTTCCATATCACATGTGATATTCCCCACCTGCTTCTCTTTAGTCATCTAAAGATGCTTCCCTTGCAAATCTCAACCCTGTGAACAAACACCATATACACTGTGATTCCCTGTAGGCTGGAAAGGAGTGGTGTTGACTTAGCCCAAACGACTTACATTACACATCTTCTCAACTTCCTCTGCTAAGGCTGCCCCCAAAGAACACCTCTGGCTTTTCATCGGCGTGGGTTTAGCACCAAAGCTGCAAGGAGCACCAGGCTGCCCCAGCATCCACCCAGGTGCGTGCACCTGGCCGTTGTGGGAGCTAAGCCTCCACCACACTCCTCAGTTCAGGATTTCTTCCTCCTGCTACAAACGCACTCTAttgactccttttttttttttttgaccatttcaatgaaaaaaaaaaaatggctctgTGGTGTTGTGCAGCACATGCTAGCAGCAGGCAAAGTGTCTGAAGGGCAAGCTTTGCCAACATGCCAAAAGATCACCGAGTAAGTCGGGGAAAGGAACACACAGACAATTAAGGGCAAATTAAGGACAAAATTTGTTCCTCTGCTTTATGTAGGTGAACAAACTGCTTGCCACAACCTACCAGAGAGAATAAAAACCACACGCCAGCAGGGGAAACTAAAAAGCTATGattaaaggaaaacaggaagatgAGTTAGAACCTGCACATGGTCGCACAAGGTCGGGGGGAAAGCCTGAGAATATTACCAAGCTGGAGGCATTTAAGATATTGCAACAACAGACCTCAAGTTTCTGAGGTTGATGTGACCCTCTAGCATGAGCCACGAGTAAGCAGATTAATAACAGAGAACTCCTTACATTTTAAGGTCTCGGatacaacaaacacaaaatcctCTCTTGGCAGTTACAGTACACTGGgtttatttcttacttttacAATTTCTTCCATCAAAGTAtatctaattttaaatgaagctaTCTAGTtgtcctttcctcccttcttgaaccttttcttttccagataagggatggggacagagaaGAGGACAGGAGGAAGAATTTAATTGCTCTGCATGGAGAAGAAGTGCCAGAGCTGTATACACCAACCAGCTCTTCCTGGCCTACCAGGAATGTTCTAGAGACAGTCTGAAAAATTCCTACTTTACAA
Proteins encoded in this region:
- the USP49 gene encoding ubiquitin carboxyl-terminal hydrolase 49 isoform X1 — encoded protein: MDRCKHVGRLRLAQDHSILNPQKWHCVDCQTTESIWACLKCSHVACGRYIEEHALKHFEETRHPLAMEVNDLYVFCYLCEDYVLNDNPEGDLKLLRSSLSAIKNQKHDPSTRSGRTLRSMALGEDMCSHQRTPQGQSQMLAALWHRRQSLLAKALRTWFDKSSRGQLKLKQKKQMEELEKKKEVARQRRQEMKRQLLEELANTPPRKSARLLSHVHRENLIPRKFREVATASPTSRQMQSSRFNQFYSIRRKPLMTPGVTGLRNLGNTCYMNSILQVLSHLQKFRECFLTLDLCETEELLAKTVNGKSRLPGRLANGSAANESGKTDKVGSLGTQSLPAGLNGGSSISRSLELIQPREPSSKHISLCHELHTLFRVMWSGKWALVSPFAMLHSVWSLIPAFRGYDQQDAQEFLCELLDKVQQELESEGTKRRILIPFSQRKLTKQVLKVVNTIFHGQLLSQVTCITCNYKSNTIEPFWDLSLEFPERYHSIEKGIIPVNQTECMLTEMLAKFTETEALEGRIYACDQCNSKRRKSSPKPLVLSEAKKQLMIYRLPQVLRLHLKRFRWSERNHREKIGVHVLFDQVLNMEPYCCRDSLSSLDKETFVYDLSAVVMHHGKGFGSGHYTAYCYNTEGGFWVHCNDSKLNVCSVEEVCKTQAYILFYTQRTVQDKARISEKQLQAQVLSRNTDKDRRLTFS
- the USP49 gene encoding ubiquitin carboxyl-terminal hydrolase 49 isoform X2; this encodes MDRCKHVGRLRLAQDHSILNPQKWHCVDCQTTESIWACLKCSHVACGRYIEEHALKHFEETRHPLAMEVNDLYVFCYLCEDYVLNDNPEGDLKLLRSSLSAIKNQKHDPSTRSGRTLRSMALGEDMCSHQRTPQGQSQMLAALWHRRQSLLAKALRTWFDKSSRGQLKLKQKKQMEELEKKKEVARQRRQEMKRQLLEELANTPPRKSARLLSHVHRENLIPRKFREVATASPTSRQMQSSRFNQFYSIRRKPLMTPGVTGLRNLGNTCYMNSILQVLSHLQKFRECFLTLDLCETEELLAKTVNGKSRLPGRLANGSAANESGKTDKVGSLGTQSLPAGLNGGSSISRSLELIQPREPSSKHISLCHELHTLFRVMWSGKWALVSPFAMLHSVWSLIPAFRGYDQQDAQEFLCELLDKVQQELESEGTKRRILIPFSQRKLTKQVLKVVNTIFHGQLLSQVTCITCNYKSNTIEPFWDLSLEFPERYHSIEKGIIPVNQTECMLTEMLAKFTETEALEGRIYACDQCNSKRRKSSPKPLVLSEAKKQLMIYRLPQVLRLHLKRFRWSERNHREKIGVHVLFDQAFGSTAMTPN